The region CCATGGACCTGGGCGGCCGGAACATCCGCGTCAACGCCATCTCGGCCGGCCCCATCAAGACGCTGGCCGCCAGCGGCATCGGCGATTTCCGCCATATCCTGAGGTGGAACGAACTGAACGCGCCCTTGCGCCGCAACGTCACCACCCAGGAGGTCGGAAACGCGGCCCTGTACCTTCTGAGCGACCTGGGCTCGGGCGTGACCGGCGAGGTCATGCACGTGGACGCCGGCTACCACGTGGTCGGCATGGCCGCCGTGGACAGCGCACCGGAAACGGCGAAACTCCTTCAAAGCCTGTCCGGCACCACGGCCGGCTAGGCTTGGCGGCGCATATGGCTGGCAACGGATTCGGCACCCTCTTCCGCTTCACCACATGGGGCGAAAGCCATGGCCCCGCCATCGGCGTGGTCGTGGACGGGGTGCCCCCGCGCCTGTCCCTCGACGAGGCATACGTCCAACGGTTCCTGGACAAGCGTCGGCCCGGGCAGTCGCGGTACACGACCCAGCGCCAGGAACCGGATCAGGTCCGCATTCTGTCCGGCGTGTTCGAGGGACAGACCACCGGTACACCGATCTCGATGCTGATCGAGAACACGGACCAGCGGTCGAAGGATTATTCCGACATCGCGCGCAAGTTCCGACCCGGCCATGCCGACTATGCGTACTGGCGCAAGTACGGCATCCGCGATTACCGCGGCGGCGGCCGTTCGTCGGCGCGGGAGACCGCGTGCCGGGTTGCCGCGGGTGCCGTCGCCCGCCTGGTGCTGGGGAACGCCATCCGGGTCCGTGGCGCGCTTGTGCAGATGGGGCCCCACAAGGTCGACCGGACGCGGTGGGACTGGGCGGAGGTTGACCGCAATCCCTTCTTCTGCCCCGACCCGCAGGCCGCCGCCGCATGGGGCCCCTGGCTGGACGAGGTGCGCAAGTCCGGCTCGTCCGCCGGAGCGGTGGTCGAGGTGGTGGCGTCGGGCGTTCCGGCGGGCCTTGGCGCACCGCTGTACGATAAGCTGGATGGGGATCTCGCCCGCGCACTGATGACCATCAATGCCGTGAAGGGCGTGGAGATCGGCGACGGGTTCGCGGCCGCGGCCCTGAGCGGCGAAGAGAATGCCGACGAGATGCGCCGTGGGCCCGACGGAGAGGTGCAGTTCCTGTCCAACCACGCGGGCGGAATCCTGGGCGGCATATCGACCGGGCAGGACATCGTCGCGCGGTTCGCGGTGAAGCCCACCAGCTCCATCCTCAAGCCCCGGCGGACGGTGGACGAGGATATCCAGGACACGGACATCATCACGCGTGGCCGGCACGACCCCTGCGTCGGGATTCGTGCGGTGCCCGTCGGCGAAGCCATGGTGGCCTGCGTGCTTGCCGACCACCTGCTCCGTCAACGGGCCC is a window of Azospirillaceae bacterium DNA encoding:
- the aroC gene encoding chorismate synthase; this encodes MAGNGFGTLFRFTTWGESHGPAIGVVVDGVPPRLSLDEAYVQRFLDKRRPGQSRYTTQRQEPDQVRILSGVFEGQTTGTPISMLIENTDQRSKDYSDIARKFRPGHADYAYWRKYGIRDYRGGGRSSARETACRVAAGAVARLVLGNAIRVRGALVQMGPHKVDRTRWDWAEVDRNPFFCPDPQAAAAWGPWLDEVRKSGSSAGAVVEVVASGVPAGLGAPLYDKLDGDLARALMTINAVKGVEIGDGFAAAALSGEENADEMRRGPDGEVQFLSNHAGGILGGISTGQDIVARFAVKPTSSILKPRRTVDEDIQDTDIITRGRHDPCVGIRAVPVGEAMVACVLADHLLRQRALGT